CCCGAGGCGCTGGCGCGCCATCGCTTCCAGCCGCTCCGGCGACGTGAGCGTCGCCAGTTCGACCTTGAGCTCGCGATTCTCGCGCTCGAGCTGGCTCTGCAGCTTCGCGGTCGTGGACAGCACGTATCCCATGTGGACCACCTGAAGCCGCAGCCAGACGTGACCCAGCGTGAGCGCCACGATCGCCGCGATCAGGACGAGC
The Candidatus Zixiibacteriota bacterium DNA segment above includes these coding regions:
- the ftsL gene encoding cell division protein FtsL, coding for LVLIAAIVALTLGHVWLRLQVVHMGYVLSTTAKLQSQLERENRELKVELATLTSPERLEAMARQRLGLEPPEKGQVIVLP